From Desulfovibrio legallii, one genomic window encodes:
- a CDS encoding transposase: protein MKGIKELEKKKVPVIAVDEQELRSHVSEVVRQSVEETLNGLLDAEAEALCQAKRYERNAQRASTRAGYYGR from the coding sequence ATGAAAGGTATCAAGGAGCTTGAGAAAAAGAAAGTTCCGGTTATCGCAGTGGATGAGCAGGAATTACGGTCACATGTGTCCGAGGTTGTCCGGCAGAGCGTTGAAGAAACGCTGAACGGTCTGCTGGATGCCGAAGCGGAAGCATTGTGCCAGGCCAAGCGCTATGAACGCAATGCACAGCGGGCCAGCACTCGTGCTGGTTATTATGGGCGG